In Musa acuminata AAA Group cultivar baxijiao chromosome BXJ3-9, Cavendish_Baxijiao_AAA, whole genome shotgun sequence, a single genomic region encodes these proteins:
- the LOC135648783 gene encoding AP2-like ethylene-responsive transcription factor SMOS1 isoform X2, with the protein MATDPGIPKVEAVAVGGGEAPSEGRRESDPPRLEQKKARKERVCTAKERISRMPPCAAGKRSSIYRGVTRHRWTGRYEAHLWDKSTWNQNQNKKGKQVYLGAYDDEEAAARAYDLAALKYWGAGTLINFPVTDYARDLEEMQMVSKEDYLVSLRRKSSAFSRGFPKYRGLSRQPQNNRWETPFRQMPGDEYFNNCSTSSDAATDGRFAGIAGLERKVDLTSYIKWWMPKKARQPESASPVEDVGRELRMLECSVQPTEPYKLPSLGLPGRGDAPQRLSACSILSRSDSFKSFLHKSLNSGDIKDDGSHKMMDHEKSVPLLYSGCGLGISGVSVALNELPVPRTAYQMALLSAPLRSSYPIDPASEPLLWTSPPPSQQPLGEPLRKNEMTSSAYAYQCQD; encoded by the exons ATGGCCACCGATCCTGGGATCCCCAAGGTGGAGGCGGTGGCGGTGGGAGGCGGCGAAGCGCCGTCGGAAGGCCGGAGGGAGAGCGATCCGCCGCGCCTGGAGCAGAAGAAGGCGAGGAAGGAGAGGGTGTGCACCGCCAAGGAGCGGATCAGCCGGATGCCACCTTGTGCTGCCGGCAAGAGGAGCTCCATCTACCGAGGAGTCACCAG GCATAGGTGGACAGGCCGGTATGAGGCTCATCTTTGGGATAAAAGTACTTGGAACCAAAAccaaaataagaaaggaaaacAAG TATATTTAG GTGCTTATGACGATGAGGAAGCTGCTGCTAGGGCATATGATCTTGCTGCTTTAAAATACTGGGGTGCTGGGACACTTATTAATTTTCCC GTCACGGATTATGCAAGAGATCTTGAAGAGATGCAGATGGTTTCAAAGGAAGATTATCTCGTGTCTTTAAGAAG AAAAAGCAGTGCATTTTCGAGAGGATTTCCAAAATATCGTGGGCTTTCGAG ACAACCTCAAAATAATCGGTGGGAAACACCTTTCAGACAGATGCCAGGGGATGAGTATTTCAACAATTGCA GTACAAGCAGCGATGCAGctactgatggaagatttgctggtATTGCTGGCTTGGAGAGGAAAGTAGACCTGACAAGTTATATCAAGTGGTGGATGCCCAAGAAGGCTCGTCAACCTGAATCAGCCTCTCCTGTAGAAGATGTTGGTCGTGAACTTCGAATGTTAGAATGCTCAGTGCAGCCAACAGAGCCATATAAGCTGCCTTCTCTTGGCCTTCCTGGTAGAGGTGATGCTCCACAAAGGTTGTCTGCATGTAGCATCTTATCTCGCTCTGACTCCTTCAAGAGTTTCCTGCACAAGTCATTGAATTCAGGAGATATCAAGGATGATGGTTCGCACAAAATGATGGACCACGAAAAGTCCGTTCCCCTGTTGTATTCTGGTTGCGGCCTTGGTATATCCGGAGTAAGCGTAGCATTAAATGAATTGCCTGTACCAAGAACAGCATACCAGATGGCTCTTCTTTCTGCACCACTGAGGAGTAGCTATCCAATCGACCCAGCATCGGAACCCCTACTGTGGACAAGTCCACCACCATCTCAACAACCTTTGGGAGAACCA CTTAGGAAGAATGAAATGACTAGCTCTGCATATGCATACCAATGCCAGGACTGA
- the LOC135648564 gene encoding villin-2-like isoform X2, whose protein sequence is MLVLDTHAEIFIWIGQSVDSKEKQKAFHIGQKYIDLAVSLEGLSPHVPLYKITAGNEPSFFTAYFSWDNAKSMVQGNSFQKKLLHLFGTAMHASESKHNSNSDRRGGPTQRASALAALSSAFKPSSNAKTSAPKPSRSNQGSRRAAAVAALSSVLTAEQKKGESETSTTRFSRSPSPGPHVTVNGVRTILQRQIFILDITILFFQKKQSLLKPFENIDVSYGAMKHLSI, encoded by the exons ATGTTGGTACTTGACACCCATGCCGAGATCTTTATTTGGATTGGACAGTCGGTGGATTCCAAGGAGAAGCAAAAGGCGTTTCATATAGGACAG AAATACATAGATCTTGCAGTGTCACTGGAAGGTTTATCCCCACATGTGCCACTTTATAAGATCACGGCGGGTAATGAACCTTCTTTCTTCACGGCGTATTTCTCTTGGGACAATGCAAAATCTATG GTTCAAGGTAATTCTTTTCAGAAGAAGCTATTGCATTTGTTTGGTACCGCTATGCATGCTTCAGAG TCCAAACATAACTCTAACAGTGATCGTCGTGGTGGTCCTACTCAAAGGGCATCAGCCTTAGCTGCCCTATCATCTGCATTTAAACCATCTTCAAATGCAAAAACATCAGCACCAAAGCCATCACGATCAAACCAAGGATCACGGCGAGCAGCTGCAGTTGCTGCACTGTCTTCCGTTTTAACTGCTGAGCAAAAGAAGGGAGAATCAGAAACCTCTACAACAAGATTCAGCAGAAGCCCTTCCCCTGGGCCGCATGTGACTGTAAATG GAGTTAGGACAATTTTGCAACGCCAGATCTTCATTTTAGACATTACCATTCTCTTTTTCCAGAAGAAACAAAGTTTACTGAAGCCTTTTGAAAACATTGATGTTTCATATGGGGCTATGAAGCATTTGTCAATATAA
- the LOC135648783 gene encoding AP2-like ethylene-responsive transcription factor SMOS1 isoform X1, with the protein MATDPGIPKVEAVAVGGGEAPSEGRRESDPPRLEQKKARKERVCTAKERISRMPPCAAGKRSSIYRGVTRHRWTGRYEAHLWDKSTWNQNQNKKGKQVYLGAYDDEEAAARAYDLAALKYWGAGTLINFPVTDYARDLEEMQMVSKEDYLVSLRRKSSAFSRGFPKYRGLSRQPQNNRWETPFRQMPGDEYFNNCSTSSDAATDGRFAGIAGLERKVDLTSYIKWWMPKKARQPESASPVEDVGRELRMLECSVQPTEPYKLPSLGLPGRGDAPQRLSACSILSRSDSFKSFLHKSLNSGDIKDDGSHKMMDHEKSVPLLYSGCGLGISGVSVALNELPVPRTAYQMALLSAPLRSSYPIDPASEPLLWTSPPPSQQPLGEPQLRKNEMTSSAYAYQCQD; encoded by the exons ATGGCCACCGATCCTGGGATCCCCAAGGTGGAGGCGGTGGCGGTGGGAGGCGGCGAAGCGCCGTCGGAAGGCCGGAGGGAGAGCGATCCGCCGCGCCTGGAGCAGAAGAAGGCGAGGAAGGAGAGGGTGTGCACCGCCAAGGAGCGGATCAGCCGGATGCCACCTTGTGCTGCCGGCAAGAGGAGCTCCATCTACCGAGGAGTCACCAG GCATAGGTGGACAGGCCGGTATGAGGCTCATCTTTGGGATAAAAGTACTTGGAACCAAAAccaaaataagaaaggaaaacAAG TATATTTAG GTGCTTATGACGATGAGGAAGCTGCTGCTAGGGCATATGATCTTGCTGCTTTAAAATACTGGGGTGCTGGGACACTTATTAATTTTCCC GTCACGGATTATGCAAGAGATCTTGAAGAGATGCAGATGGTTTCAAAGGAAGATTATCTCGTGTCTTTAAGAAG AAAAAGCAGTGCATTTTCGAGAGGATTTCCAAAATATCGTGGGCTTTCGAG ACAACCTCAAAATAATCGGTGGGAAACACCTTTCAGACAGATGCCAGGGGATGAGTATTTCAACAATTGCA GTACAAGCAGCGATGCAGctactgatggaagatttgctggtATTGCTGGCTTGGAGAGGAAAGTAGACCTGACAAGTTATATCAAGTGGTGGATGCCCAAGAAGGCTCGTCAACCTGAATCAGCCTCTCCTGTAGAAGATGTTGGTCGTGAACTTCGAATGTTAGAATGCTCAGTGCAGCCAACAGAGCCATATAAGCTGCCTTCTCTTGGCCTTCCTGGTAGAGGTGATGCTCCACAAAGGTTGTCTGCATGTAGCATCTTATCTCGCTCTGACTCCTTCAAGAGTTTCCTGCACAAGTCATTGAATTCAGGAGATATCAAGGATGATGGTTCGCACAAAATGATGGACCACGAAAAGTCCGTTCCCCTGTTGTATTCTGGTTGCGGCCTTGGTATATCCGGAGTAAGCGTAGCATTAAATGAATTGCCTGTACCAAGAACAGCATACCAGATGGCTCTTCTTTCTGCACCACTGAGGAGTAGCTATCCAATCGACCCAGCATCGGAACCCCTACTGTGGACAAGTCCACCACCATCTCAACAACCTTTGGGAGAACCA CAGCTTAGGAAGAATGAAATGACTAGCTCTGCATATGCATACCAATGCCAGGACTGA
- the LOC135648564 gene encoding villin-3-like isoform X1 has protein sequence MLVLDTHAEIFIWIGQSVDSKEKQKAFHIGQKYIDLAVSLEGLSPHVPLYKITAGNEPSFFTAYFSWDNAKSMVQGNSFQKKLLHLFGTAMHASESKHNSNSDRRGGPTQRASALAALSSAFKPSSNAKTSAPKPSRSNQGSRRAAAVAALSSVLTAEQKKGESETSTTRFSRSPSPGPHVTVNDSAKIESAGSELGDPFEVSAETEITEADSSVSESNGATVSYDRLKAKSINPFRGIDYKQREAYLSEAEFQKVLDMTKEAFYRQPK, from the exons ATGTTGGTACTTGACACCCATGCCGAGATCTTTATTTGGATTGGACAGTCGGTGGATTCCAAGGAGAAGCAAAAGGCGTTTCATATAGGACAG AAATACATAGATCTTGCAGTGTCACTGGAAGGTTTATCCCCACATGTGCCACTTTATAAGATCACGGCGGGTAATGAACCTTCTTTCTTCACGGCGTATTTCTCTTGGGACAATGCAAAATCTATG GTTCAAGGTAATTCTTTTCAGAAGAAGCTATTGCATTTGTTTGGTACCGCTATGCATGCTTCAGAG TCCAAACATAACTCTAACAGTGATCGTCGTGGTGGTCCTACTCAAAGGGCATCAGCCTTAGCTGCCCTATCATCTGCATTTAAACCATCTTCAAATGCAAAAACATCAGCACCAAAGCCATCACGATCAAACCAAGGATCACGGCGAGCAGCTGCAGTTGCTGCACTGTCTTCCGTTTTAACTGCTGAGCAAAAGAAGGGAGAATCAGAAACCTCTACAACAAGATTCAGCAGAAGCCCTTCCCCTGGGCCGCATGTGACTGTAAATG ATTCTGCAAAGATTGAAAGTGCAGGCTCGGAGTTGGGTGATCCTTTTGAGGTTTCAGCGGAGACGGAAATCACAGAAGCGGATAGCTCCGTATCAGAGAGCAATGGTGCTACCGTCAGCTATGATCGTCTGAAAGCGAAGTCCATCAATCCATTCAGAGGAATTGACTATAAACAAAGAGAG GCTTACTTATCAGAAGCCGAGTTCCAGAAGGTTCTGGACATGACCAAAGAAGCATTTTATCGACAACCCAAATGA
- the LOC103973906 gene encoding kinesin-like protein KIN-14A produces the protein MEDGRRTKEEPCRVSFRDGRLASRKAEEAALRRSEAASWLESIVGPLGLPPQPTEKEFVSCLRSGIVLCNAINRIQPGAVPKVVASQSVGTAWDIQPLPAYQYFENVRNFLVAVEDLKLPSFEASDLERDTVEAGSAVKIVDCILALKNFHELQQSNGENGPWKHVKSPIVPWSFGQLRSPVFSSGSVNARCLDMSATADKPQLVKNMDQCKQVDSLVSMLSDLMFNSKENIDQSLIESWHKGKTDHVKLFSKIMSSCLEGQQSESVLQDLLLKGNVIDSCSTKETYKCCSFCLREGDCDHWYKLEEQEKELMELKALLSETRVQFITLQTQLQNDFTELGIQIHELSVGASGYHQAIKENRHLYNILQELRGNIRVFCRIRPILKCEAKSCIEYIGNDGSLMIFDPCKSQNTRKIFQFNKVFGPATTQGEVYKETQSLIRSVMDGYNVCIFAYGQTGAGKTYTMCGSSNGSCEELGINHMALNDLFQISSIREDIKYDIHVQMVEIYNEQVRDLLAEDGANTKLEIMNCSGNGGLSIPNASIRGVQSTADVLNLMKLGEKNRAFSSTAMNHRSSRSHSVLTVHVHGKDISGNTIRSCLHLVDLAGSERVDKSEVTGDQLKEAQHINKSLSCLGDVITALAQKNSHIPYRNSKLTQLLQNSLGGNAKMLMFAHVSPESDSHGETISTLKFAQRASTVELGAPHQNKESSEIRNLKEQIDNLNKALMIKEEKFMHPYKLKENTPVSERSKQMTDHTPLCPRRLSIENGSVPKAGTTANPESKVLKSPISRLKYTTDGTLTCNRRLSSEGLSCESNQKEHESSVSHLCSNIGPEANASLNSENFVAGTKYFQQSSPSTCNTYTQSRLPRIASSCTLDKDSLNQTRKLDEATPNKINSVTKLDTRDSNKGAISKGSHIRKSLQSLGRLINGSERRNNQCQTETVSSKFVRNTDINEKSPVTADARLRRRQSLTNLETLGLSASRRSSLGGKSVDSGSKNLQTARSPPRARPSGKVTKRWL, from the exons ATGGAGGATGGCAGACGAACAAAGGAAGAGCCTTGTAGGGTTTCCTTTCGAGACGGCCGTTTGGCGTCAAGAAAAGCTGAAGAAGCTG CTTTGAGGCGATCAGAAGCTGCCAGTTGGCTCGAGAGCATCGTCGGACCGCTTGGATTGCCTCCGCAGCCCACTGAGAAGGAGTTCGTATCCTGCTTGAGGAGTGGCATCGTCCTATGCAATGCCATCAACAGGATCCAGCCTGGTGCTGTTCCGAAG GTTGTTGCTAGTCAATCGGTTGGCACTGCCTGGGACATCCAACCTTTACCTGCCTATCAGTACTTTGAGAACGTTCGCAACTTCCTAGTTGCTGTGGAGGATCTCAAGCTTCCCAGCTTCGAGGCTTCAGATCTTGAAAGG GACACTGTGGAAGCCGGTTCAGCAGTCAAAATTGTGGATTGCATCCTTGCCTTGAAAAATTTTCATGAACTCCAGCAATCTAATGGAGAGAATGGACCCTGGAAACATGTCAAATCTCCAATAGTTCCATGGTCTTTTGGTCAATTGAGGTCGCCCGTTTTCTCTTCGGGATCAGTCAACGCTAGATGCTTAGACATGTCAGCAACTGCTGACAAACCACAACTAGTGAAGAACATGGATCAATGTAAACAGG tggattcccttgtatcaatgCTTTCAGATTTGATGTTTAATTCAAAGGAGAACATTGATCAAAGCCTTATAGAGTCATGGCATAAAGGAAAAACA GATCATGTCAAGCTATTTAGCAAGATCATGTCAAGTTGTTTGGAAGGACAGCAG TCGGAGTCAGTTCTTCAAGATCTTCTTTTGAAAGGAAATGTTATTGACAGTTGTTCAACCAAGGAAACATACAAG TGTTGTAGCTTTTGTTTGAGAGAAGGTGATTGTGATCACTGGTATAAACTGGAAGAACAAGAGAAGGAATTAATG GAATTAAAAGCTCTGTTATCAGAAACCAGAGTGCAGTTCATAACCCTACAGACCCAACTGCAAAATGATTTTACAGAACTAG GAATCCAGATTCATGAGCTCTCAGTTGGCGCTTCTGGATATCATCAGGCAATCAAAGAAAATAGACATTTATATAACATTCTTCAAGAACTAAGAG GAAATATTCGAGTGTTTTGCAGGATCAGGCCAATCCTCAAATGTGAAGCAAAAAGTTGTATAGAATACATTGGAAATGATGGTTCTTTGATGATCTTTGATCCATGCAAGTCACAAAATACACGCAAAATATTCCAGTTCAATAAAGTATTTGGTCCAGCTACTACTCAAG GTGAAGTATACAAGGAAACTCAATCTTTAATAAGATCTGTCATGGATGGTTACAATGTCTGCATATTTGCTTATGGGCAGACAGGGGCTGGTAAAACATATACCATG TGTGGCTCATCAAACGGATCCTGTGAGGAATTGGGGATCAATCACATGGCACTGAATGATCTCTTTCAGATATCAAGCATTCGAGAGGATATTAAATATGATATCCATGTCCAGATGGTTGAAATATATAACGAGCAAGTCCGGGATCTTCTTGCAGAAGATGGAGCAAACACAAA ATTAGAGATCATGAATTGCTCAGGCAATGGTGGGTTGAGCATTCCAAATGCTAGTATTCGAGGTGTGCAGTCTACTGCTGATGTTCTTAACTTGATGAAACTGGGTGAGAAAAACCGAGCCTTTAGCTCAACTGCAATGAACCACAGAAGCAGCCGTTCTCACAG TGTCTTGACAGTACATGTGCATGGTAAAGACATTTCTGGCAACACAATACGCAGTTGCCTGCATCTAGTTGACCTTGCAGGTAGTGAGAGAGTGGACAAATCAGAAGTCACAGGTGACCAACTGAAGGAGGCACAACATATCAACAAGTCCCTTTCTTGTTTGGGAGATGTTATTACTGCCTTAGCTCAGAAGAATTCACATATTCCTTACAGAAATAGCAAGCTTACACAACTGCTACAGAACTCATTAG GTGGAAATGCAAAGATGTTAATGTTTGCTCATGTAAGCCCAGAATCTGATTCTCATGGAGAGACAATTAGTACCCTTAAGTTTGCACAAAGAGCATCCACTGTTGAACTTGGCGCTCCTCATCAAAACAAGGAAAGCAGTGAAATCCGGAATCTGAAAGAACAG ATAGATAATCTCAACAAGGCTTTGATGATCAAGGAAGAGAAGTTCATGCATCCATATAAGCTAAAAGAGAATACACCTGTCTCAGAGAGGTCAAAACAAATGACGGACCATACTCCTCTATGTCCACGAAGACTGAGCATTGAGAATGGCAGTGTTCCAAAGGCTGGAACAACAGCCAACCCAGAGAGCAAAGTCTTGAAGTCCCCCATTTCAAGACTTAAATACACTACAGATGGTACCCTGACTTGTAACAGGAGATTAAGTTCCGAAGGATTGAGTTGTGAAAGTAATCAGAAAGAGCATGAAAGCTCAGTTTCACAT CTATGTTCAAACATCGGTCCCGAAGCCAACGCAAGCTTGAACAGTGAGAACTTTGTAGCTGGTACCAAGTATTTCCAACAATCTTCCCCAAGTACTTGTAATACATATACACAGAGTAGGCTGCCAAGGATCGCGAGCAGTTGTACACTTGACAAAGATTCACTTAACCAAACCAGAAAATTGGATGAGGCCACACCAAATAAGATCAATTCAGTCACCAAGTTAGACACCAGAGATTCCAATAAAGGTGCTATCAGTAAAGGATCTCACATAAGAAAATCCTTGCAGAGCCTTGGCAGACTAATAAATGGTTCTGAGAGAAG GAACAATCAATGTCAAACAGaaacagtatcttcaaaatttgtcAGGAACACTGACATCAACGAAAAGTCACCAGTTACTGCAGATGCCAGGTTAAGGAGGAGACAATCTTTGACTAACCTAGAAACATTAGGTTTGAGTGCATCAAGGAGATCATCACTTGGTGGAAAATCAGTTGATTCAG gttcaaagaATCTCCAAACTGCAAGGAGCCCGCCAAGAGCCCGTCCATCCGGGAAGGTAACAAAGAGATGGTTATGA
- the LOC135648564 gene encoding villin-2-like isoform X3: MCHFIRSRRVQGNSFQKKLLHLFGTAMHASESKHNSNSDRRGGPTQRASALAALSSAFKPSSNAKTSAPKPSRSNQGSRRAAAVAALSSVLTAEQKKGESETSTTRFSRSPSPGPHVTVNDSAKIESAGSELGDPFEVSAETEITEADSSVSESNGATVSYDRLKAKSINPFRGIDYKQREAYLSEAEFQKVLDMTKEAFYRQPK; the protein is encoded by the exons ATGTGCCACTTTATAAGATCACGGCGG GTTCAAGGTAATTCTTTTCAGAAGAAGCTATTGCATTTGTTTGGTACCGCTATGCATGCTTCAGAG TCCAAACATAACTCTAACAGTGATCGTCGTGGTGGTCCTACTCAAAGGGCATCAGCCTTAGCTGCCCTATCATCTGCATTTAAACCATCTTCAAATGCAAAAACATCAGCACCAAAGCCATCACGATCAAACCAAGGATCACGGCGAGCAGCTGCAGTTGCTGCACTGTCTTCCGTTTTAACTGCTGAGCAAAAGAAGGGAGAATCAGAAACCTCTACAACAAGATTCAGCAGAAGCCCTTCCCCTGGGCCGCATGTGACTGTAAATG ATTCTGCAAAGATTGAAAGTGCAGGCTCGGAGTTGGGTGATCCTTTTGAGGTTTCAGCGGAGACGGAAATCACAGAAGCGGATAGCTCCGTATCAGAGAGCAATGGTGCTACCGTCAGCTATGATCGTCTGAAAGCGAAGTCCATCAATCCATTCAGAGGAATTGACTATAAACAAAGAGAG GCTTACTTATCAGAAGCCGAGTTCCAGAAGGTTCTGGACATGACCAAAGAAGCATTTTATCGACAACCCAAATGA